The Formosa sp. Hel1_33_131 genome window below encodes:
- a CDS encoding WD40/YVTN/BNR-like repeat-containing protein: MKKHYTLVFILAFLVSLGCFLLNNNTTTAETVRVKHKTFLDNSPFKETKGLTKTQRKAKSLPPNAYFEEEWELTMNPEKGRPTPENLEDIREQLNAEMSERVPGDAADNNWISRGPDNVGGRTRAIMFDPNDATNETVFAGGVSGGLWKNTNISNANSTWTRVNIPENLNISTIISDPNSSTTFYIGTGESYVAGDVNGDGVWKSSDSGATWTKIFGGISGATSFQSASDITVNSPAGIAGNYQSFPTTAFGPTITATLTADLILANDPTGVATEACNAFGATVTGKIAVIRRGNCNFTDKVKNAQNSGAIGVIMMNNVDGAPVPMGGTDSTITISSVMISKADGDILETALNAGTVNGSLNLAAGTFTGNLVPGIQHINDMKIRNNSGVSELYVAAGDTFYGTANATTYLGGPEYGLYKSVDGGANWSEVSMPLTANNRKHCPNDIEIASDNKIWVSTTESALFEEGGGVIFSSTDGVTFTTAYTVPDADRTQIAVSSTTANKVYVLAETSTGVTMRRTTTGFVPASTVVNITPPNDADTGISAADFTRGQAFYDLMLEVDPTNDDIVFAGGIDAFKSSNQGITWDQLTHWYGGFGFQDMHADQHAATFAPNDNNKMLFSNDGGVFYSSNGGTTISERNKGLITGQFYTVGVGPTTAFPTGDVFQEAYKIMAPSYFKMHQLLDQIALPNLMVATGLTPSLIKMAPTAIL, from the coding sequence ATGAAAAAGCACTACACACTAGTATTTATTTTAGCATTCTTAGTTTCTTTAGGATGCTTTTTACTCAACAATAACACAACCACTGCCGAGACAGTGAGAGTCAAACACAAAACATTTTTAGACAACAGTCCCTTTAAAGAGACCAAAGGACTTACTAAAACACAGCGAAAAGCGAAAAGCTTACCGCCCAATGCTTATTTTGAAGAAGAGTGGGAGCTTACAATGAATCCCGAAAAGGGACGTCCAACTCCTGAAAATTTAGAGGACATACGCGAGCAGCTTAATGCAGAGATGTCTGAAAGAGTCCCAGGAGATGCAGCCGACAATAATTGGATCTCAAGAGGTCCAGACAACGTAGGTGGTAGAACCAGAGCCATTATGTTTGATCCAAACGACGCCACAAATGAAACTGTTTTTGCAGGAGGTGTGAGTGGAGGTCTTTGGAAAAACACAAACATTTCCAATGCAAACTCAACTTGGACTCGTGTTAACATCCCTGAAAACTTAAACATTTCTACGATCATTTCAGACCCTAACAGCTCGACTACATTTTATATAGGTACTGGAGAATCGTATGTTGCGGGCGATGTAAACGGGGATGGTGTATGGAAATCTTCTGATTCAGGTGCGACTTGGACTAAAATATTCGGAGGTATTTCAGGCGCCACTAGTTTTCAGTCGGCATCTGATATTACAGTAAATTCACCCGCTGGAATTGCAGGAAATTACCAATCATTTCCAACCACAGCATTTGGACCAACTATTACAGCTACTCTTACCGCAGATCTGATTTTAGCAAACGACCCTACTGGGGTTGCTACAGAAGCTTGTAACGCTTTTGGAGCCACGGTAACTGGAAAAATTGCCGTCATACGAAGAGGTAATTGTAATTTTACTGATAAAGTGAAAAATGCTCAAAACTCAGGAGCTATTGGCGTTATTATGATGAATAATGTAGATGGTGCTCCCGTTCCAATGGGAGGGACAGACTCTACAATTACAATTTCATCCGTCATGATTTCAAAAGCGGACGGAGATATTTTAGAAACCGCCTTAAATGCAGGAACGGTGAATGGGTCTCTAAATCTTGCAGCCGGAACTTTCACTGGGAATTTAGTTCCAGGGATCCAACATATTAATGACATGAAAATCAGGAACAATTCAGGCGTTTCTGAGTTGTACGTTGCAGCTGGGGACACTTTTTATGGGACTGCCAATGCGACCACATATCTCGGCGGCCCTGAGTATGGACTCTACAAGTCCGTTGATGGAGGTGCAAATTGGTCTGAAGTTTCAATGCCGTTAACGGCTAACAACCGAAAGCATTGCCCGAATGATATAGAGATTGCTTCCGACAATAAGATTTGGGTATCTACAACAGAAAGTGCTTTATTTGAGGAAGGCGGAGGAGTAATATTTTCCTCAACGGATGGAGTTACCTTTACAACAGCTTATACGGTTCCAGATGCAGACCGAACACAAATAGCAGTTTCTAGTACCACAGCAAATAAAGTGTACGTTTTAGCGGAAACTTCGACAGGGGTTACAATGAGACGAACAACAACGGGTTTTGTACCCGCATCTACCGTCGTAAATATCACCCCTCCAAATGATGCAGATACTGGGATTTCTGCAGCAGATTTCACAAGGGGGCAAGCATTTTATGACTTAATGCTTGAAGTGGATCCAACCAATGATGACATTGTTTTTGCAGGTGGAATCGATGCCTTTAAATCTTCGAATCAAGGGATTACTTGGGATCAATTAACTCATTGGTATGGGGGATTTGGATTCCAGGATATGCACGCCGATCAACATGCAGCAACCTTTGCACCTAATGACAATAATAAAATGTTGTTTTCTAATGATGGAGGCGTATTTTACTCGAGTAATGGCGGCACAACTATTTCGGAAAGAAATAAAGGACTTATTACCGGTCAGTTTTACACGGTAGGCGTAGGACCTACCACGGCGTTCCCTACTGGGGATGTCTTTCAGGAGGCTTACAAGATAATGGCACCCAGTTATTTCAAAATGCATCAACTACTGGACCAGATAGCACTACCGAACCTTATGGTGGCGACGGGGCTTACACCTTCTTTGATCAAGATGGCGCCGACCGCTATTTTATAA
- a CDS encoding T9SS type A sorting domain-containing protein, whose amino-acid sequence MTINSEGTNNGSFINPGALDSNLDILYTNYSTTANGNLIRRYSGIKTQWTLTKTTLSDASFDNRPTAFTVSPHTTTSSTLFVGTVLGDVFKITNANTTPIWTEIELQNVIVGSISDIEVGASENEIFVTIHNYGVESIWYTNNGGTSWVAKEGNLPDMPVKSILQNPLNSEEVIIGTELGVWYTNNFSSASPRWSSSFNGMRNVKVLDLDVRNDNMVFAATYGRGVFSGMFTAAPLSVNEEDVFANAIKLFPTISSGQFTLISTKTVGSTQVDIYSIAGKNVYETKVDIQQGLRKEFDLNLNPGMYLVKLKGSNFETTKRIIIQ is encoded by the coding sequence GTGACCATTAATAGTGAAGGCACAAATAATGGTTCCTTCATCAACCCTGGTGCATTAGACTCTAATTTGGATATCTTATATACCAATTACAGTACAACCGCAAATGGAAATTTAATTAGAAGGTATTCTGGAATTAAAACGCAGTGGACACTTACTAAAACCACTTTATCGGATGCAAGCTTTGATAACCGACCAACAGCCTTTACTGTTTCGCCACATACGACTACTTCTTCGACCTTGTTTGTAGGAACGGTTCTTGGGGATGTTTTTAAAATCACCAATGCCAATACAACTCCTATTTGGACTGAAATAGAATTGCAAAATGTCATCGTTGGGAGTATCTCTGATATTGAAGTAGGAGCTTCAGAAAATGAAATTTTTGTAACCATTCATAACTATGGCGTAGAAAGTATTTGGTACACAAACAACGGTGGAACCTCTTGGGTAGCAAAAGAAGGAAATCTGCCAGATATGCCTGTGAAATCTATTTTACAAAACCCATTGAACTCAGAAGAAGTCATTATAGGCACAGAACTAGGAGTTTGGTACACGAATAATTTCTCATCGGCATCTCCTAGATGGTCTTCCTCTTTTAATGGAATGAGGAATGTAAAAGTATTGGATCTGGATGTTAGAAATGATAATATGGTTTTTGCAGCCACCTATGGAAGAGGCGTTTTTTCTGGGATGTTTACTGCAGCACCGCTTAGTGTCAATGAAGAAGATGTATTTGCGAATGCAATCAAACTATTCCCAACAATTTCTAGCGGACAATTCACCCTAATATCTACCAAAACCGTTGGATCAACGCAAGTGGATATCTATTCCATTGCAGGAAAGAACGTCTATGAGACCAAGGTTGATATACAACAAGGTTTAAGAAAAGAATTTGATCTGAATTTAAATCCGGGGATGTATTTAGTTAAGTTGAAAGGATCTAATTTTGAGACCACCAAACGGATCATCATTCAGTAA
- the dxs gene encoding 1-deoxy-D-xylulose-5-phosphate synthase, whose amino-acid sequence MLKNLLEHINSPSDLRRLSADDLRQLATELRQFIIEIVATKEGHLGASLGVVELTIALHYVFNTPDDLLIWDVGHQAYGHKILTGRKAEFHTNRQYKGLSGFPKREESVYDTFGTGHSSTSISAALGMAIASQLKGENRQHIAVIGDASIASGMAFEGLNHAGVTSANLLVILNDNAIGIDPSVGALKQYLTNVKKGTQKQDNIFEALNFEYSGPVDGHDMEALIKELDRLKTIKGPKFLHIITTKGKGLKQAEKDQVKYHAPGKFDATTGDLISKNSKDLPPKYQDVFGLTLVELARENKAIVGITPAMPTGSSLKYMMEALPERAFDVGIAEQHAVTMAAGMATQGLIPFCNIYSTFLQRAYDQIIHDVALQNLAVIFCIDRAGLVGEDGATHHGVFDLAYLRCIPNLIIVAPRNEEELRNIMYTAQKGLKHPIAIRYPRGRGVTPDWKSEFESIEIGTGVQLEQGDELAILSVGTVSNTVSKAINGLNCAHYDMRFVKPLDEPLLHSIFKSHSTLITLEDGVVSGGFGTAVLEFAATHSYKNDVIVKGIPDAFIEHGSVSLLHKTLNLDTDSLRKYIQSKL is encoded by the coding sequence GTGTTAAAAAATTTACTAGAACATATCAATTCCCCATCGGATTTACGTCGGCTTTCAGCAGATGATTTACGGCAGCTTGCAACAGAATTAAGGCAGTTTATTATAGAGATTGTTGCGACTAAAGAAGGGCATTTAGGCGCAAGTCTTGGCGTGGTAGAACTTACCATTGCATTGCATTATGTGTTTAACACTCCTGATGATTTATTGATTTGGGATGTAGGCCATCAAGCTTATGGGCATAAAATTTTGACCGGACGTAAAGCGGAGTTTCATACCAACCGACAATATAAAGGGCTTAGTGGGTTTCCAAAACGTGAAGAAAGTGTGTATGACACGTTTGGCACTGGACATTCATCCACCTCTATTTCTGCGGCTTTAGGAATGGCGATTGCCTCTCAATTAAAAGGTGAAAACAGACAGCACATTGCCGTGATTGGCGATGCCTCTATCGCAAGTGGAATGGCGTTTGAAGGACTGAATCATGCTGGGGTCACTTCAGCTAATTTATTGGTTATTTTAAATGATAATGCCATTGGAATCGATCCAAGTGTGGGTGCTTTGAAACAGTATTTAACGAATGTAAAAAAAGGCACTCAAAAACAAGATAATATATTTGAAGCTCTGAATTTTGAATATTCTGGCCCTGTTGACGGCCACGACATGGAAGCTCTTATTAAAGAATTAGATCGCCTAAAAACCATCAAAGGCCCTAAGTTCTTACATATAATTACCACCAAAGGAAAGGGGTTAAAGCAGGCTGAAAAGGATCAAGTAAAATACCATGCGCCAGGAAAATTTGACGCAACTACAGGCGATTTAATTTCTAAGAACAGTAAAGACCTTCCTCCGAAATATCAAGATGTATTTGGATTAACACTTGTCGAATTGGCAAGAGAAAATAAGGCGATTGTTGGCATCACTCCTGCGATGCCAACGGGAAGTTCGCTTAAGTATATGATGGAGGCACTTCCGGAACGTGCGTTTGATGTGGGCATTGCGGAACAACACGCCGTCACAATGGCTGCAGGGATGGCAACGCAAGGATTGATTCCGTTTTGTAACATCTATTCAACTTTTTTACAACGGGCGTATGATCAAATCATTCATGATGTTGCGCTGCAAAACTTAGCTGTTATTTTTTGTATTGATCGTGCTGGACTGGTTGGCGAAGATGGTGCCACTCACCATGGGGTGTTTGATTTGGCTTATCTACGCTGTATTCCAAACCTCATCATTGTTGCTCCAAGGAATGAGGAAGAATTACGGAACATCATGTATACGGCACAAAAAGGGCTGAAACATCCGATTGCAATTCGATACCCGAGAGGTAGAGGGGTGACGCCAGATTGGAAATCAGAGTTTGAATCTATTGAGATTGGAACTGGGGTTCAATTAGAACAAGGAGATGAGCTTGCTATTTTAAGTGTAGGGACGGTTTCTAATACGGTTTCAAAGGCCATCAATGGACTCAATTGTGCGCACTATGATATGCGCTTTGTAAAACCATTGGATGAACCATTGTTGCATTCTATCTTTAAGAGCCATTCAACTCTGATAACCCTAGAGGACGGTGTAGTAAGCGGCGGTTTTGGGACTGCTGTTTTAGAGTTTGCAGCTACTCACAGTTATAAAAATGATGTAATTGTAAAAGGGATTCCAGATGCGTTTATAGAGCATGGATCTGTAAGTCTCTTGCATAAAACGTTAAATCTGGACACTGATAGTTTGAGGAAATATATCCAATCAAAATTATAA
- a CDS encoding nucleoside deaminase has product MNAIFDDDYFMLKALQEAEAAFDKGEIPVGAVIVVDNRIIARAHNLTELLNDVTAHAEMQAITAAANFLGGKYLTNCTLYVTLEPCQMCAGALYWSQISTIVYGAKDEHRGCGVMGTKLHPRTILRGGVLANEASELMKRFFIERRNLN; this is encoded by the coding sequence ATGAATGCTATTTTTGACGACGATTATTTTATGCTAAAGGCACTTCAAGAAGCGGAAGCAGCTTTTGATAAAGGAGAAATTCCAGTAGGAGCGGTGATTGTGGTTGATAACAGAATCATTGCACGAGCCCACAATCTTACAGAACTTTTGAATGATGTGACTGCGCATGCAGAAATGCAGGCTATCACGGCTGCTGCTAATTTTTTAGGGGGAAAGTATCTAACTAATTGCACTCTATATGTGACTCTAGAACCCTGTCAAATGTGTGCAGGGGCTTTGTATTGGAGTCAAATTTCAACCATCGTATATGGTGCAAAAGACGAACATCGGGGATGTGGTGTGATGGGTACAAAACTACATCCAAGAACCATCTTAAGAGGCGGTGTTTTAGCCAATGAAGCGTCGGAATTGATGAAACGATTTTTTATTGAAAGACGAAATTTGAACTAA
- a CDS encoding T9SS type A sorting domain-containing protein has product MKKHYKFLLPFVLLLSIFWYYNQNEGIETSNKPISLTSENSETLKSKVKPKNSRQLFAQDRLLHEFNMQKNPLSGTIPMEEKQREFDNTLSIKQEGRSNRTTSSTYVSRGPSNLGGRTRAFAVDLTDATSNTLLSGGVSSGLFRSTNGGTSWTKVSANDEIHNVTALTQDPRAGFQNNWYYGTGEWTGNSASLGASYNGRGVWHSSDNGLTWAQLAVTSSVFESYDSDFDFINALEVNPVSGHLFIATVGSIYRYDGTNFTREQQSSGWTDVIIATTGRVYASLEGSGVWTSPTGNGSWTRIAQNGTPTAWASTGRIVLAEAPSNTNIIYALYENGNSNAIEADLWKYDLSTTTWTNYSAKLPDEPGNDSPGNDPFAIQGGYDLVVSVKPDNENFVVIGGTNVYKIENIVNDATFVRIGGYANNNGYALYSVGGVNHHSDIHALEFDPNNDDILYSGTDGGVHKTVDISAATIPWQSLNNGYVTYQYYHVALDPQSGSNIVIGGAQDNGTTRGGTDAGLADNTTMQSVFSGDGVAVAIGRLSTLTNYQLYVGAQQGIFYRDNNGYTDIAPANSNSQFVTYFYLDPDNNNNLYYAGNQTLYKTNSATTVTPTTWTNAGTLNTNENLRTFATTRGTYSAASSYMLIGGNNGSVFRFDDPANTASLSAAVNITPSTSSSGSIVSGLAIHPTNPDIVLAVYANYGINSIFLTTNATAASPTWTLVEKNLPAHSIRSAAITTVGTEIIYFVGTARGLYSNSDPVNNNWDLEGANTIGLAVVSSLAYRPSDKKLLIGTHGNGMFETTVEGSLSTKNFNKNTDLYSFPTPTLDVLNFRSSTIDFSKEIAYEIYSLTGKSVLKGTLNNKKIDVSRLNSGIHFVNLRAANTNHTLKFIKN; this is encoded by the coding sequence ATGAAAAAGCACTACAAATTCCTATTACCCTTCGTTTTACTCTTGTCTATTTTTTGGTATTACAACCAAAATGAGGGCATTGAAACATCAAACAAACCAATTTCACTGACCTCCGAAAATTCAGAAACTTTAAAGTCTAAAGTTAAGCCCAAAAACTCAAGGCAACTTTTTGCTCAAGACCGATTGTTGCATGAATTTAACATGCAAAAAAATCCACTTTCAGGAACCATTCCAATGGAAGAAAAACAGCGTGAGTTTGACAACACGCTTTCAATAAAACAAGAGGGGCGATCAAACAGAACCACTTCGAGTACTTATGTTTCTAGAGGCCCTTCAAATTTAGGAGGCAGAACAAGAGCCTTTGCGGTGGATTTGACAGACGCAACTAGTAATACACTATTGTCTGGAGGTGTGAGTAGCGGTTTGTTTAGATCCACCAACGGCGGAACTAGTTGGACGAAAGTATCTGCTAATGATGAAATTCATAATGTCACTGCCTTGACTCAAGACCCTAGGGCTGGGTTTCAAAATAATTGGTACTACGGAACCGGGGAATGGACAGGAAATTCTGCCTCTTTAGGGGCAAGTTATAATGGGCGTGGTGTATGGCACTCTTCTGATAACGGTCTTACATGGGCACAATTAGCGGTAACCAGTTCTGTTTTTGAAAGTTATGATAGTGATTTTGACTTTATTAATGCTTTAGAAGTAAATCCTGTAAGTGGTCATTTATTTATAGCAACAGTAGGTAGTATTTACAGATACGATGGCACTAATTTCACACGTGAACAACAATCTTCAGGTTGGACTGATGTTATTATTGCTACCACGGGCAGAGTTTATGCAAGTTTAGAAGGGTCTGGCGTATGGACCTCCCCAACAGGGAATGGTTCTTGGACACGGATTGCACAAAATGGAACGCCTACAGCTTGGGCATCAACAGGTAGAATTGTCCTGGCAGAAGCCCCCTCCAATACCAATATTATTTATGCGCTCTACGAAAATGGAAATTCCAACGCTATTGAAGCAGACTTATGGAAATACGATTTAAGCACCACTACATGGACCAATTATTCTGCCAAACTTCCAGACGAACCAGGAAATGATTCACCAGGTAATGATCCTTTTGCGATCCAAGGAGGCTATGATTTAGTGGTGTCGGTAAAACCAGACAATGAAAACTTTGTAGTCATTGGAGGGACCAATGTTTATAAAATTGAAAACATTGTAAATGATGCCACTTTTGTAAGAATTGGGGGTTATGCCAACAATAATGGGTATGCTCTTTATAGCGTTGGAGGTGTCAATCACCATTCAGACATTCATGCGTTAGAATTTGATCCTAACAACGATGATATACTTTATAGTGGCACAGATGGGGGGGTTCATAAAACGGTTGACATTTCCGCTGCGACGATCCCATGGCAAAGCTTAAATAATGGTTATGTGACCTATCAATATTACCATGTAGCTTTAGACCCCCAATCAGGAAGTAATATAGTAATTGGTGGCGCACAAGACAACGGAACGACAAGAGGTGGTACGGACGCAGGTTTAGCTGACAATACGACAATGCAATCCGTCTTTTCAGGAGATGGTGTTGCCGTCGCAATAGGAAGATTAAGCACTCTTACCAATTATCAATTATATGTTGGAGCTCAGCAGGGGATTTTCTACAGGGATAATAATGGATATACTGACATTGCTCCAGCGAATTCAAACAGTCAATTTGTGACTTATTTTTATTTAGATCCGGATAATAATAATAATCTTTATTATGCAGGAAATCAAACACTATACAAAACAAATAGCGCCACTACTGTTACACCAACAACTTGGACCAATGCTGGCACTCTAAATACAAACGAAAATTTAAGAACCTTTGCAACAACAAGAGGTACTTACAGTGCAGCAAGTAGTTATATGTTAATTGGCGGTAATAATGGGAGTGTTTTTAGATTTGATGATCCAGCCAACACAGCAAGTTTAAGTGCAGCTGTGAACATCACACCGAGTACATCATCAAGCGGCTCTATTGTAAGTGGCTTGGCGATTCATCCAACGAATCCAGACATTGTATTGGCGGTTTATGCAAACTACGGAATTAATAGTATTTTTCTAACTACGAATGCTACTGCGGCTAGTCCGACTTGGACTCTGGTAGAGAAAAACTTACCTGCGCACTCTATTCGATCCGCAGCCATTACGACCGTGGGTACAGAAATTATATACTTTGTCGGAACGGCGAGAGGTCTTTATAGCAACTCAGACCCAGTAAATAATAATTGGGATCTTGAAGGCGCTAATACCATCGGATTGGCAGTCGTCAGCAGCCTTGCATACAGACCTTCAGATAAAAAACTATTGATTGGTACACATGGAAATGGGATGTTTGAGACCACTGTTGAAGGGTCCTTATCCACAAAGAACTTCAATAAAAATACGGACTTGTATTCGTTTCCAACTCCTACACTAGATGTGTTGAACTTTAGAAGCTCTACCATCGATTTTAGTAAGGAGATTGCCTATGAGATTTACAGTCTTACTGGCAAGTCTGTTTTAAAAGGAACCTTAAACAATAAAAAAATAGATGTCAGTAGATTGAATTCAGGCATCCATTTCGTGAACCTCAGAGCTGCAAACACGAATCACACACTAAAATTCATTAAAAACTAA
- a CDS encoding deoxyguanosinetriphosphate triphosphohydrolase codes for MNWEQLLSLKRQGDTNKRLRNEQDETRLGFDVDYDRIIFSPEFRSLQDKTQVVPLSSTDFVHTRLTHSLEVSVVARSLGRKAGVKILEKHPYLKEVHGYKANDFGAIVAAAALAHDIGNPPFGHSGEKSIGHYFKNGPGQKFKDQLKPKEYQDLCDFEGNANGFKVLTQDKQGTKGGLRLSYATLGAFTKYPKESLPVKPNAHIASKKYGFFQTEKTSFLDVATELGLNTLSTENAQFSRHPLAFLVEAADDICYTIIDFEDGINLGLIEEDYALEYLINLVRGTINTEKYSALPSTKERVSYLRALAISTLIEDAVHIFMAHEKEILAGKFHVSILDKSKYQAQINDIIKLSVEKIYNSDEVIDKEISGFEILNQLLDRFILAVNNNYENAPTAYDKLLLKLLPDEIDVHNDSLYTRMLNVCYFVSLFSDTKAVLTYKKIKGLAF; via the coding sequence ATGAATTGGGAACAATTACTTTCTTTAAAGCGTCAAGGAGACACCAACAAACGACTTAGAAATGAGCAGGATGAAACCCGTTTAGGATTTGATGTTGACTACGATCGCATTATTTTTTCACCTGAATTTAGAAGTCTTCAAGATAAGACGCAAGTCGTGCCGCTTTCTTCAACAGACTTTGTGCATACACGACTCACACACAGTCTTGAAGTGAGTGTGGTGGCACGTTCTTTAGGGAGAAAAGCAGGGGTGAAAATTTTAGAAAAGCATCCCTATCTCAAAGAAGTGCATGGGTATAAAGCGAATGATTTTGGAGCCATTGTTGCTGCAGCGGCATTGGCACATGACATTGGGAATCCCCCTTTTGGTCATTCTGGTGAAAAATCCATTGGGCACTATTTTAAAAATGGACCAGGTCAAAAATTTAAAGACCAACTCAAGCCAAAAGAATATCAAGATTTATGTGATTTTGAAGGAAATGCGAATGGATTCAAAGTCTTAACGCAAGACAAACAAGGAACAAAAGGAGGGCTAAGATTGAGCTACGCCACTTTGGGCGCCTTTACAAAGTATCCTAAAGAATCACTCCCTGTAAAGCCAAATGCACATATTGCTTCTAAAAAATACGGCTTTTTTCAAACTGAAAAAACCAGCTTTTTAGATGTTGCAACCGAGTTAGGCTTAAACACACTTAGCACTGAAAACGCACAATTTTCTAGACACCCATTGGCCTTTTTAGTCGAAGCAGCCGATGATATTTGTTATACCATTATTGATTTTGAAGATGGGATTAATCTTGGATTAATTGAGGAAGATTATGCCCTCGAGTATTTGATTAATTTAGTAAGAGGCACCATCAATACCGAAAAATACAGCGCACTTCCTTCTACAAAAGAACGGGTAAGTTATTTAAGAGCTTTAGCAATTAGTACCCTGATTGAGGATGCGGTTCACATATTTATGGCGCATGAAAAAGAGATTTTAGCAGGGAAATTTCATGTTTCTATACTTGATAAAAGCAAATACCAAGCACAAATAAATGACATCATAAAACTCAGTGTAGAGAAAATATACAATTCCGACGAAGTTATCGACAAAGAAATCTCAGGCTTTGAAATTTTAAATCAGCTTTTGGATCGATTTATTTTAGCAGTTAATAATAATTATGAGAATGCGCCTACAGCTTATGACAAACTGTTGTTGAAACTTCTTCCAGACGAGATAGACGTTCATAATGACAGCCTTTACACAAGGATGCTAAATGTTTGCTATTTTGTATCCTTATTTTCCGATACAAAAGCGGTATTAACGTATAAAAAAATTAAGGGCTTGGCTTTTTAG